From a single Brassica oleracea var. oleracea cultivar TO1000 chromosome C5, BOL, whole genome shotgun sequence genomic region:
- the LOC106294282 gene encoding uncharacterized protein LOC106294282, with the protein MKQQRDLVVVFFVLFSFLLFVNLSEGRSGGSAEEYWKKMMKDEPLPEPIKYLLNNPFRTGQERFVKDFNTKSIVIIYHNPNV; encoded by the exons ATGAAGCAACAACGTGACTTGGTCGTCGTCTTCTTTGTCCTTTTCAGCTTTCTCCTG TTTGTGAATCTGAGTGAAGGAAGATCAGGAGGAAGTGCAGAAGAATATTGGAAGAAGATGATGAAGGATGAGCCATTACCTGAACCAATCAAATATCTTCTCAACAATCCATTTAGGACAGGACAAGAGAGGTTCGTCAAAGATTTCAACACCAAGTCTATCGTCATCATCTACCACAATCCTAATGTATAA